In Rissa tridactyla isolate bRisTri1 chromosome 8, bRisTri1.patW.cur.20221130, whole genome shotgun sequence, one genomic interval encodes:
- the METTL13 gene encoding eEF1A lysine and N-terminal methyltransferase isoform X2, producing MYDMGMCEDIVNIDISDAVIHQMQERSGSKRPKMSYLLMDMLQMDFPDAHFQVVLDKGTLDAVLTDEEEATLAKVDKMFAEISRVLQVGGRYLCVSLAQAHVLKKAVEYFSQEGWVVRVHQVASSGDKQRFVLPIFVYVMTKFRKIPGSAPQILEICPEEQDKPMRVESAERLVAAVKDRQHYALLCSQLSKTPCREQVSLDLCDKESGRPRYTLHVVDSPSVKPSRDNRFAIFIIPQGRETEWLFGTEEGRRQLAASAGFGRLVTVALHREQHYEGMAGIQAELSGKVMELAPPGLPARQQVPFLSVGGDIGVRMVQHCDTSPLSGEYVVEDVKGDGTSYFRRLIFLSNRNVVQSEARLLAPVPLSGQKKRRKDKKKASPTEPPTAIDKSYLCCEHHKAMVAGLCLLGGPDPLPGTPLAVLVVGLGGGSLPLFIHDYFSQAYVAVVEIDPSMLEVATRWFGFSQGDRMRVHISDGLDYVAKLAAEAPAQYDAIMFDVDSKDLTVGMSCPPPAFVEKPFLQKVKTILKPEGVFVLNLVCRDVRLKESVLATLREVFPLLYTRRIEGEVNEILFCQLSPECRRDLTELGARAQALEGGLRQPGRPWDSSYALADMLQAVKIL from the exons ATGTACGACATGGGGATGTGCGAGGACATCGTCAACATCGACATCAGCGACGCCGTGATCCATCAGATGCAAGAGCGGAGCGGGAGCAAGAGGCCGAAGATGAGCTACCTGCTGATGGACATGCTTCAGATGGACTTCCCTGATGCCCACTTCCAGGTGGTCCTGGACAAAGGAACGCTGGATGCCGTCCTCACCGACGAAGAGGAGGCCACTCTAGCCAAGGTGGACAAGATGTTTGCCGAGATCAGCCGGGTCCTGCAGGTAGGAGGACGCTATCTCTGTGTCTCCTTGGCTCAAGCCCATGTGCTGAAGAAAGCAGTGGAATACTTCTCCCAGGAAGGCTGGGTTGTGCGTGTCCATCAGGTGGCCAGCAGTGGTGACAAGCAGCGGTTTGTCCTACCAATCTTTGTCTACGTCATGACAAAGTTCAGGAAGATCCCCGGCTCGGCACCGCAGATCCTGGAGATCTGCCCCGAGGAGCAGGACAAGCCGATGCGGGTGGAGAGCGCGGAGCGGCTGGTGGCAGCAGTGAAGGACAGGCAGCATTATGCCCTTCTCTGCAGCCAGCTGAGCAAaaccccctgcagggagcaggttTCCCTGGATCTGTGTGACAAAGAGAGTGGGAGGCCTCGCTACACACTGCATGTGGTCGACAGCCCCTCGGTGAAACCTTCCCGGGACAATCGCTTCGCCATCTTTATCA TCCCACAGGGCAGAGAAACCGAGTGGCTCTTTGGGACAGAGGAAGGGCGGAGGCAACTGGCCGCCAGTGCTGGCTTTGGGCGCCTGGTCACCGTGGCCCTGCACAGGGAGCAGCACTATGAGGGCATGGCGGGCATCCAGGCGGAGCTGTCGGGGAAGGTGATGGAGCTGGCCCCACCgggccttcctgcccggcagcag GTGCCCTTTCTGTCCGTGGGAGGGGACATCGGGGTGCGGATGGTGCAGCACTGCGACACCAGCCCCCTAAGCGGGGAGTACGTCGTGGAGGACGTAAAGGGGGATGGCACCTCCTACTTCCGACGCCTCATCTTCCTCAGCAATAGGAACGTGGTGCAGTCGGAGGCCCGGCTTCTGGCCCCTGTGCCTCTCTCAG GCCAGAAGAAACGGAGGAAGGACAAGAAGAAAGCCAGCCCCACTGAGCCACCCACAGCCATTGACAAGAGCTACCTCTGCTGTGAGCACCACAAGGCCATGGTGGCggggctctgcctgctggggGGCCCCGACCCCCTCCCAG GAACCCCTCTggcagtgctggtggtggggcTCGGCGGCGGCAGCCTGCCCCTCTTCATCCACGACTACTTCTCGCAGGCCTATGTGGCCGTGGTGGAGATCGACCCCTCCATGCTGGAGGTGGCCACGCGCTGGTTTGGCTTCTCCCAGGGTGACCGGATGCGGGTGCACATCTCCGATGGCCTGGACTACGTGGCCAAGCTGGCGGCTGAAG ccccagcccagtaTGATGCCATCATGTTCGATGTGGACAGCAAAGACCTGACGGTGGGGATGAGCTGCCCGCCCCCGGCCTTTGTGGAAAAGCCCTTTCTGCAGAAAGTTAAAACCATCCTCAAGCCCGAAG GAGTCTTCGTGCTCAACTTGGTGTGCCGTGATGTCCGGCTGAAGGAGTCTGTCCTGGCCACCCTCAGGGAGGTCTTCCCGCTGCTCTACACGCGCCGCATTGAAGGGGAGGTCAACGAGATCCTGTTCTGCCAGCTGAGCCCCGAGTGCCGGCGGGACCTCACAGAGCTGGGGGCACGTGCCCAGGCACTGGAGGGGGGCCTGCGACAGCCTGGACGCCCCTGGGACAGCTCGTATGCTCTGGCAGACATGCTGCAGGCTGTCAAGATCCTCTGA
- the ITPA gene encoding inosine triphosphate pyrophosphatase, with product MAAPARRSVVFVTGNAKKLEEVTQILGDSSPYTLVAKKIDLPEYQGEPDEISVQKCREAARQVQGPVIVEDTCLCFNALGGLPGPYIKWFLEKLKPEGLYKLLAGFEDKSAYALCTFAFSTGNPEEPVKLFKGQTHGLIVEPRGPRDFGWDPCFQPDGYNQTYAELPKAVKNSISHRYRALSQLSAFFLQSNSTEPSSAPS from the exons ATGGCGGCGCCGGCCCGGCGGAGCGTGGTGTTCGTGACGGGCAACGCCAAGAAGCTGGAGGAG GTCACTCAGATCCTCGGGGACTCGTCTCCCTACACACTGGTGGCGAAGAAAATCGACC TGCCGGAGTACCAGGGGGAGCCGGACGAGATCTCTGTGCAGAAGTGCCGCGAAGCCGCCCGGCAG GTTCAAGGACCTGTTATAGTAGAGGATACCTGCTTGTGCTTCAATGCCCTGGGAGGTCTTCCAGGACCATACAT aaAATGGTTCCTGGAAAAACTCAAACCAGAAG GCCTGTACAAGCTGCTGGCTGGGTTTGAAGACAAATCTGCCTACGCTCTCTGTACCTTTGCATTCAGTACTGGAAACCCAGAGGAGCCAGTGAAGCTGTTCAAAGGCCAGACTCAT GGGCTGATAGTGGAGCCCAGAGGCCCTCGAGATTTTGGCTGGGATCCCTGCTTTCAACCGGATGGCTACAACCAGAC CTACGCCGAGCTGCCCAAGGCAGTGAAGAACTCGATCTCGCACCGTTACCGGGCGCTGAGCCAGCTCTCCGCCTTCTTTCTTCAGAGCAACTCCACAGAGCCCAGCTCCGCTCCCAGCTAG
- the METTL13 gene encoding eEF1A lysine and N-terminal methyltransferase isoform X1: protein MDLLPRSPGEFGSSRYWDRFFRQRGQRPFEWYGAFPELCPVLHKYVRPRDKVLVVGCGNSELSEQMYDMGMCEDIVNIDISDAVIHQMQERSGSKRPKMSYLLMDMLQMDFPDAHFQVVLDKGTLDAVLTDEEEATLAKVDKMFAEISRVLQVGGRYLCVSLAQAHVLKKAVEYFSQEGWVVRVHQVASSGDKQRFVLPIFVYVMTKFRKIPGSAPQILEICPEEQDKPMRVESAERLVAAVKDRQHYALLCSQLSKTPCREQVSLDLCDKESGRPRYTLHVVDSPSVKPSRDNRFAIFIIPQGRETEWLFGTEEGRRQLAASAGFGRLVTVALHREQHYEGMAGIQAELSGKVMELAPPGLPARQQVPFLSVGGDIGVRMVQHCDTSPLSGEYVVEDVKGDGTSYFRRLIFLSNRNVVQSEARLLAPVPLSGQKKRRKDKKKASPTEPPTAIDKSYLCCEHHKAMVAGLCLLGGPDPLPGTPLAVLVVGLGGGSLPLFIHDYFSQAYVAVVEIDPSMLEVATRWFGFSQGDRMRVHISDGLDYVAKLAAEAPAQYDAIMFDVDSKDLTVGMSCPPPAFVEKPFLQKVKTILKPEGVFVLNLVCRDVRLKESVLATLREVFPLLYTRRIEGEVNEILFCQLSPECRRDLTELGARAQALEGGLRQPGRPWDSSYALADMLQAVKIL from the exons ATGGACCTgcttccccgcagccccggggagtTCGGTTCATCCCGCTACTGGGATCGGTTCTTCCGTCAGCGCGGGCAGCGGCCCTTCGAGTGGTACGGCGCCTTCCCGGAGCTCTGCCCCGTCCTGCACAAGTACGTCCGGCCCCGCGACAAG GTTCTGGTGGTGGGCTGTGGGAACTCAGAGCTGAGCGAGCAGATGTACGACATGGGGATGTGCGAGGACATCGTCAACATCGACATCAGCGACGCCGTGATCCATCAGATGCAAGAGCGGAGCGGGAGCAAGAGGCCGAAGATGAGCTACCTGCTGATGGACATGCTTCAGATGGACTTCCCTGATGCCCACTTCCAGGTGGTCCTGGACAAAGGAACGCTGGATGCCGTCCTCACCGACGAAGAGGAGGCCACTCTAGCCAAGGTGGACAAGATGTTTGCCGAGATCAGCCGGGTCCTGCAGGTAGGAGGACGCTATCTCTGTGTCTCCTTGGCTCAAGCCCATGTGCTGAAGAAAGCAGTGGAATACTTCTCCCAGGAAGGCTGGGTTGTGCGTGTCCATCAGGTGGCCAGCAGTGGTGACAAGCAGCGGTTTGTCCTACCAATCTTTGTCTACGTCATGACAAAGTTCAGGAAGATCCCCGGCTCGGCACCGCAGATCCTGGAGATCTGCCCCGAGGAGCAGGACAAGCCGATGCGGGTGGAGAGCGCGGAGCGGCTGGTGGCAGCAGTGAAGGACAGGCAGCATTATGCCCTTCTCTGCAGCCAGCTGAGCAAaaccccctgcagggagcaggttTCCCTGGATCTGTGTGACAAAGAGAGTGGGAGGCCTCGCTACACACTGCATGTGGTCGACAGCCCCTCGGTGAAACCTTCCCGGGACAATCGCTTCGCCATCTTTATCA TCCCACAGGGCAGAGAAACCGAGTGGCTCTTTGGGACAGAGGAAGGGCGGAGGCAACTGGCCGCCAGTGCTGGCTTTGGGCGCCTGGTCACCGTGGCCCTGCACAGGGAGCAGCACTATGAGGGCATGGCGGGCATCCAGGCGGAGCTGTCGGGGAAGGTGATGGAGCTGGCCCCACCgggccttcctgcccggcagcag GTGCCCTTTCTGTCCGTGGGAGGGGACATCGGGGTGCGGATGGTGCAGCACTGCGACACCAGCCCCCTAAGCGGGGAGTACGTCGTGGAGGACGTAAAGGGGGATGGCACCTCCTACTTCCGACGCCTCATCTTCCTCAGCAATAGGAACGTGGTGCAGTCGGAGGCCCGGCTTCTGGCCCCTGTGCCTCTCTCAG GCCAGAAGAAACGGAGGAAGGACAAGAAGAAAGCCAGCCCCACTGAGCCACCCACAGCCATTGACAAGAGCTACCTCTGCTGTGAGCACCACAAGGCCATGGTGGCggggctctgcctgctggggGGCCCCGACCCCCTCCCAG GAACCCCTCTggcagtgctggtggtggggcTCGGCGGCGGCAGCCTGCCCCTCTTCATCCACGACTACTTCTCGCAGGCCTATGTGGCCGTGGTGGAGATCGACCCCTCCATGCTGGAGGTGGCCACGCGCTGGTTTGGCTTCTCCCAGGGTGACCGGATGCGGGTGCACATCTCCGATGGCCTGGACTACGTGGCCAAGCTGGCGGCTGAAG ccccagcccagtaTGATGCCATCATGTTCGATGTGGACAGCAAAGACCTGACGGTGGGGATGAGCTGCCCGCCCCCGGCCTTTGTGGAAAAGCCCTTTCTGCAGAAAGTTAAAACCATCCTCAAGCCCGAAG GAGTCTTCGTGCTCAACTTGGTGTGCCGTGATGTCCGGCTGAAGGAGTCTGTCCTGGCCACCCTCAGGGAGGTCTTCCCGCTGCTCTACACGCGCCGCATTGAAGGGGAGGTCAACGAGATCCTGTTCTGCCAGCTGAGCCCCGAGTGCCGGCGGGACCTCACAGAGCTGGGGGCACGTGCCCAGGCACTGGAGGGGGGCCTGCGACAGCCTGGACGCCCCTGGGACAGCTCGTATGCTCTGGCAGACATGCTGCAGGCTGTCAAGATCCTCTGA